One window of the Rosa rugosa chromosome 3, drRosRugo1.1, whole genome shotgun sequence genome contains the following:
- the LOC133739883 gene encoding probable diphthine methyl ester synthase — translation MLYIVGLGLGNEKDITLRGLEAVQKCDKVFIEAYTSLLSFGLSSDGLSTLEKLYGKPVILADRETVEEKADEILSAAAESDVAFLVVGDPFGATTHTDLVVRAKKLGIDVKVVHNASVMNAVGVCGLQLYHYGETVSIPFFTDTWRPDSFYEKIQKNRGLGLHTLCLLDIRVKEPTLESLCRGKKQYEPPRYMSVNTAIEQLLEVEQNRGESAYSEDTMCVGFARLGSEDQMIVAGTMRQLESVDFGAPLHCLVIVGKTHPVEEEMLDFYRTV, via the exons ATGTTGTACATAGTAGGACTTGGATTGGGGAACGAGAAAGACATCACTTTGAGAGGTTTAGAAGCAGTTCAGAAATGTGACAAGGTTTTCATTGAAGCCTACACTTCCCTCCTCTCTTTTGGTCTCTCTTCCGATGGTCTTTCCACACTG GAAAAGTTGTATGGGAAACCGGTTATACTTGCAGATAGAGAAACCGTGGAGGAAAAGGCCGATGAAATTTTAAGTGCAGCTGCTGAGTCTGACGTGGCTTTTCTTGTAGTTGGGGATCCTTTTGG AGCTACAACTCACACTGATCTTGTAGTTCGTGCTAAGAAGTTGGGGATTGATGTCAAAGTGGTGCATAATGCATCGGTTATGAATGCTGTTGGAGTCTGTGGCTTACAGCTCTACCACTATGGAGAGACAGTTTCAATACCATTCTTTACCGATACATGGAGACCTGATAGCTTTTATGAGAAGATTCAGAAAAATCGTGGGCTTGGACTACATACTCTCTGCTTGTTAG ATATACGCGTGAAAGAACCCACCCTGGAATCCTTATGCAG AGGAAAGAAGCAGTATGAACCACCTAGATATATGTCAGTAAACACTGCAATTGAACAGCTTTTGGAGGTTGAGCAAAACCGAGGAGAATCTG CCTACAGCGAAGACACCATGTGTGTTGGGTTTGCTCGGCTTGGAAGTGAGGATCAGATGATAGTTGCTGGCACAATGAGGCAACTGGAGTCAGTTGATTTTGGAGCACCTCTTCATTGCCTTGTCATAGTAGGCAAGACCCACCCAGTGGAAGAAGAAATGCTGGACTTCTACAGAACTGTATGA
- the LOC133736039 gene encoding uncharacterized protein LOC133736039 → MAQLNLAIVGHVDSGKSTLSGRLLHLLGRISKKEMHKNEKEAKSQGKGSFAYAWALDESVEERERGITMSVAVAYFDSKKYKVVVLDSPGHRDFVPNMISGATQADAAVLVVDGSHGAFEAGMKGGQTKEHAQIIKSFGVKQIIVAVNKMDVVGYSKDRFDEIKHTLGTFLWRSCRFENSSVCWVPLSAMENQNLVSAPSDDRLSWYSGLCFLDAVDSLQPPKRESEKSLLMPICDVIKSSKGQVSACGKLQAGALQNGLKVRVMPLGELGTVRSLERDGSQSCSTATAGDNVAVTLQGIDDRHVMAGGVLCDPDVPVAFAKHLELNVQLLDGAKPMLVGSQLEFHIHHAKEAARVVKIASLLDPKTLKVAKRFPRCLLAKQVAVIEVVLQGPVCVVEYSMCRALGNVSLRALGNTVALGKVTRIIEKQK, encoded by the coding sequence ATGGCTCAACTGAATCTTGCAATTGTTGGACATGTCGATTCGGGAAAATCGACACTTTCAGGTAGATTGCTTCATCTATTGGGAAGgatatccaaaaaagaaatgcaCAAAAATGAGAAAGAGGCAAAGTCACAGGGCAAGGGGTCATTTGCATATGCGTGGGCATTGGATGAGAGCgtagaagaaagagagagaggaataACTATGAGTGTAGCTGTTGCATATTTTGACTCCAAAAAATACAAGGTTGTTGTGCTGGACTCTCCTGGCCACAGAGACTTTGTCCCGAACATGATCTCCGGCGCAACACAAGCCGATGCTGCAGTACTTGTTGTTGATGGTTCACATGGTGCATTTGAAGCCGGTATGAAGGGAGGACAGACTAAGGAGCATGCACAGATCATCAAAAGCTTCGGCGTCAAGCAGATTATAGTTGCTGTTAACAAGATGGACGTTGTTGGCTACTCCAAGGATAGATTTGATGAAATCAAACACACACTAGGAACATTTCTCTGGCGTTCCTGTCGTTTCGAAAATTCTTCGGTGTGTTGGGTTCCATTGAGTGCCATGGAGAATCAGAACTTGGTGTCAGCTCCTTCTGATGACCGTTTGTCTTGGTATAGCGGACTTTGCTTCTTGGATGCAGTTGATTCCCTTCAACCTCCGAAGAGAGAGTCTGAGAAGTCACTGCTCATGCCTATATGTGATGTCATTAAATCTTCTAAAGGGCAGGTTTCTGCTTGTGGTAAATTGCAAGCTGGAGCTCTTCAAAATGGACTTAAGGTTCGGGTTATGCCTTTGGGGGAATTAGGGACTGTCCGGTCTTTAGAACGTGACGGCTCTCAGTCATGCTCAACTGCCACAGCTGGTGACAATGTGGCTGTTACTCTACAAGGGATTGATGATCGTCATGTGATGGCAGGAGGCGTGCTATGTGACCCTGATGTTCCAGTTGCATTTGCGAAACATTTGGAATTGAATGTGCAACTTTTGGACGGGGCAAAGCCTATGTTGGTTGGCTCTCAGCTGGAGTTTCACATACACCACGCAAAGGAGGCAGCAAGAGTCGTGAAAATAGCTTCATTACTTGATCCGAAGACTCTTAAAGTGGCGAAAAGGTTTCCTCGCTGTCTTCTCGCAAAGCAGGTAGCTGTTATAGAGGTAGTTCTGCAAGGGCCAGTTTGTGTGGTGGAGTACTCCATGTGTAGAGCTCTAGGGAACGTTTCTTTGAGAGCGTTAGGAAACACTGTGGCCCTCGGCAAGGTAACACGAATAATCGAGAAGCAGAAGTAG
- the LOC133739768 gene encoding protein SPA, chloroplastic, whose product MSIAPSLPRLHSPFLCCPLKLSSTSPCLSHKLAQRSLKLYPCIRAVDLDQNTVVAISVGLVSVAVGIGIPVFYESQIDNASKRDNTQPCFPCNGTGAQRCRFCTGSGTVTVELGGDEKDVSKCINCEGFGSFTCTTCQGSGIQPRYLDRREFKDDD is encoded by the exons ATGTCAATAGCACCCTCACTCCCTCGTCTACACTCTCCTTTCCTATGTTGCCCGCTCAAGCTTTCTTCTACCTCTCCTTGTCTTTCCCACAAGTTGGCTCAACGCTCGCTCAAGTTATATCCATGCATCAGAGCTGTTGATCTTGATCAAAACACG GTAGTGGCAATCTCAGTAGGGCTGGTGAGTGTTGCGGTTGGGATAGGCATTCCGGTTTTCTACGAATCTCAAATCGATAATGCT TCCAAGCGAGACAATACTCAGCCCTGCTTCCCTTGCAATGGAACAGGCGCAC AAAGATGCCGATTTTGCACTGGAAGTGGCACGGTCACGGTAGAGCTTGGTGGGGATGAGAAAGATGTGTCTAAATGCATTAACTGTGAAGGGTTTGGATCATTTACATGCACCACATGTCAAGGTTCTGGGATTCAACCTCGATACCTTGATCGCAG AGAATTCAAAGACGATGACTGA
- the LOC133740408 gene encoding putative HVA22-like protein g — protein MIGSFLTRGLVMILGYAYPAYECYKTVEKNKPEIEQLRFWCQYWILVAVLTVCERVGDAFVSWVPMYSEAKLLFIIYLWFPKTKGTTYVYDSFFRPYLAKHENDIDRNLLELRTRAGDFAILYWQRAASYGQTRVFDILQYVAAQSTPRPRPVQPQPGVRGRQPPAARQPAPAPNRQPATTTQSQPEEPPSPTSSTSSSKDQREIAEALAPLPKAKAAPQAASSNTQKAPAPPESSGQSTPIEEVEAMQTEAVTSSAATENTNLPPKDTLMEGPIRQTRASLRKTRSASAANR, from the exons ATGATTGGATCATTTCTTACCAGAGGACTTGT GATGATCCTTGGCTATGCTTATCCAGCCTATGAGTGCTACAAAACTGTTGAAAAGAACAAGCCGGAGATCGAACAACTTCGCTTTTGGTGTCAGTATTG GATTTTGGTGGCTGTTTTGACGGTATGTGAGAGAGTTGGTGATGCTTTCGTTTCATG GGTTCCAATGTATAGTGAAGCTAAGTTGCTCTTCATCATATATCTGTGGTTTCCTAAAACAAAG GGAACGACTTATGTGTACGATTCCTTCTTTAGACCATATCTTGCAAAGCATGAGAATGATATTGATAGGAACTTGTTGGAACTAAGAACTAGGGCTGGTGATTTTGCTATTTTATATTGGCAAAGAGCTGCAAGCTACGGTCAGACAAGAGTATTTGATATTTTGCAGTATGTTGCTGCTCAATCAACACCAAGGCCTCGCCCTGTTCAG CCACAACCAGGTGTTAGGGGTCGCCAACCCCCTGCTGCTCGCCAGCCTGCTCCAGCTCCAAATCGCCAACCGGCTACAACAACGCAATCCCAACCCGAAGAACCACCATCTCCCACTTCCAGTACATCTTCTAGTAAGGACCAAAGAGAGATAGCAGAAGCGTTGGCTCCTTTACCAAAGGCTAAAGCTGCCCCCCAAGCAGCAAGTTCCAATACTCAAAAAGCACCAGCTCCACCTGAATCATCTGGCCAATCTACACCAATTGAAGAGGTGGAGGCAATGCAGACTGAAGCAGTGACATCCTCAGCAGCAACTGAAAATACAAATCTGCCCCCGAAAGATACACTAATGGAAGGTCCCATTCGGCAAACACGAGCATCATTAAGGAAAACCCGTTCTGCATCTGCAGCAAACCGTTGA
- the LOC133739936 gene encoding transcription factor E2FC — protein MEDPSRLPRPTQFQYHRLHSHSLQAPTSSSLPSNPRRVRHFTPPPDDEDSKPLSLSDKPLSSRADAYAAFSKLELGRIKEEADDCEAQTSGQATAADQKKVLNDPVSTIPKSWRGVQKISKSRVAKPIKSETVNAESQQNGVTPVTTCRFDSSLGLLTKKFVRLLQDTKDRTLDLNKAAKVLEVQKRRIYDITNVLEGINLLVKVSKNHVRWKGHDVPGELDDQVFKLKEEVEYLCAEECRLNDAIRERRELIRTVKEDRNNKKYLFLTEGDILSLPCFQNQTLIAIKAPHASTIEVLDPDEDIDFPQGQYRMTVRSATGQIDCYLLSNYQGQQEGITVKQENSTGSSPCNNTGYCRMEDGGMSPEIHSLPGAEASSGMQKIVLSHLDANDDYWFRSEPEVSLTDLWATN, from the exons ATGGAGGATCCGAGTCGCCTACCTCGCCCGACTCAATTCCAGTACCATCGTCTACATTCTCACTCGCTCCAGGCTCCGACCTCATCATCTCTGCCGTCGAATCCACGCCGTGTTCGCCACTTCACTCCGCCGCCGGACGATGAAGATTCCAAACCTTTAAGCCTCTCCGATAAGCCTCTCAGTTCACGCGCCGACGCCTACGCCGCTTTTTCTAAGCTTGAG TTGGGGAGGATTAAAGAAGAAGCGGATGACTGTGAGGCTCAGACTAGTGGGCAGGCAACTGCTGCTGACCAAAAGAAAGTACTTAATGATCCTGTATCCACTATACCAAAGTCCTGGAGAGGTGTACAGAAGATCAGTAAATCAAGGGTTgctaagcctatcaaatctGAGACTGTAAATGCAGAGTCTCAACAAAATGGCGTGACTCCAGTTACTACTTGCCGTTTTGACAGTTCTTTAG GCTTGTTAACTAAGAAATTTGTCAGATTACTTCAGGATACCAAGGATAGAACTCTTGATTTAAACAAAGCAGCAAAGGTGTTGGAG GTTCAAAAGAGGAGGATATATGATATTACAAACGTTCTTGAAGGAATAAATTTGTTAGTAAAAGTTTCAAAGAACCACGTCCGCTGGAA GGGACATGATGTGCCAGGGGAACTGGATGATCAAGTTTTTAAATTAAAG GAGGAGGTTGAATATTTATGTGCTGAAGAATGCAGGCTTAATGACGCTATAAG GGAAAGACGAGAGCTTATAAGGACTGTGAAGGAAGATAGGAACAATAAAAA GTACCTCTTTTTGACGGAGGGAGATATCTTGAGCCTTCCCTGCTTCCAG AATCAAACTCTCATTGCAATAAAAGCTCCTCATGCTAGTACTATTGAAGTTCTTGATCCTGATGAG GATATTGATTTTCCCCAAGGACAGTACAGAATGACGGTCAGAAGCGCCACAGGACAGATAGATTGTTACCTCTTAAG taattaccAAGGCCAACAAGAAGGCATTACCGTTAAGCAAGAAAACTCAACAGGTTCATCCCCTTGCAATAACACTGGCTATTGCAGAATGGAAGATGGAGGGATGTCACCAGAAATTCATAGCTTACCAGGCGCAGAGGCATCTTCTGGGATGCAGAAGATTGTTCTTTCGCACTTGGAT GCCAACGATGACTATTGGTTTAGATCAGAACCTGAAGTCAGCCTTACAGATCTCTGGG CAACTAATTAA
- the LOC133738930 gene encoding anthocyanidin 3-O-glucosyltransferase 7-like, with amino-acid sequence MMAVVNSSQKAGHVLVLAFPFGNHANPLLTLVCKLASAAPDVLFSFFNTEKSNASLFSKPKSEAIPDNIKPYNVPDALPKDYVMSGNPLDAVDIFLKPAPEMFKAGIDKAVAERSERRISSLITDGFLVFGGEIAESLGIPWFPVWLPLAYTLSAHIYTDLIRQICAEEAIANGGNEDWRQHKRLEVIPGLSAMLIADVPDEVLPSESVFANTLSKLEHVLLQPAAVVMNSYEELSSTALNNDLKSKFRKVLNVGFLSLSLPLQPLPASNSDASGCLTWLDEQEASSSVAYISFGTVAAPPPHELIALAEALEESGMPFLWSLRDNIKQLLPDGFVERTNKQGKIVAWAPQTQVLGHASIGLFVTHCGCNSVYESIANGVPMICRPFFGDHRMTGRLIEEVWGVGVSIEGGVFTRSGVLKSFELILANEEGKKMRGKARMLKEVLAEAAGPSGSAVEDFRTLVDLISSP; translated from the coding sequence ATGATGGCAGTAGTCAACAGCTCGCAGAAAGCAGGGCATGTCTTGGTCCTCGCATTTCCATTTGGAAACCATGCAAATCCATTGCTGACCTTGGTGTGCAAGCTGGCCAGCGCTGCCCCGGACGTGTTGTTTTCCTTCTTCAACACAGAGAAATCGAACGCTTCCCTTTTCTCGAAGCCAAAATCAGAGGCCATTCCAGACAACATAAAACCCTATAATGTCCCGGACGCTCTGCCCAAAGATTATGTCATGTCAGGAAATCCACTGGATGCCGTGGACATATTCCTCAAGCCGGCACCCGAAATGTTCAAAGCAGGTATAGACAAGGCCGTGGCGGAGAGAAGCGAGAGGCGGATCAGTTCCCTGATCACAGATGGATTCCTGGTCTTTGGTGGAGAGATTGCTGAGAGTTTGGGCATTCCATGGTTTCCTGTTTGGTTGCCCTTGGCCTACACCCTATCcgctcatatatatacagatttgaTTCGCCAGATCTGTGCCGAAGAAGCCATTGCAAACGGTGGTAATGAAGATTGGCGTCAGCACAAAAGGCTGGAAGTCATTCCAGGATTGTCTGCCATGCTCATTGCGGACGTGCCCGATGAAGTACTTCCTAGCGAGTCGGTATTTGCCAACACACTGAGTAAACTCGAGCATGTGCTTCTGCAGCCGGCAGCCGTTGTCATGAACTCGTACGAAGAACTAAGTTCCACAGCTCTCAACAATGATCTGAAATCCAAATTTAGGAAGGTGCTTAATGTAGGGTTTCTCTCCCTCTCATTACCACTGCAGCCGCTTCCAGCGTCAAACTCCGATGCCAGCGGCTGTCTTACGTGGTTGGATGAGCAAGAAGCATCATCGTCTGTGGCGTATATTAGTTTCGGAACTGTGGCAGCCCCACCTCCGCACGAGTTGATTGCTTTGGCTGAGGCATTGGAAGAGAGTGGAATGCCATTTCTTTGGTCTCTTCGTGACAACATAAAGCAGCTATTGCCGGATGGATTCGTCGAAAGGACTAACAAGCAGGGTAAAATAGTGGCATGGGCACCCCAAACTCAAGTTCTGGGACATGCTTCAATCGGGTTGTTTGTAACACACTGCGGGTGCAATTCGGTGTATGAAAGTATTGCAAATGGTGTGCCGATGATCTGCAGGCCGTTTTTCGGAGATCACCGAATGACGGGGCGGTTGATAGAGGAAGTATGGGGTGTTGGAGTGAGCATTGAGGGTGGAGTATTTACGAGAAGTGGAGTACTCAAGAGCTTTGAGCTCATTTTGGCAAATGAAGAggggaagaagatgagaggTAAAGCACGAATGCTCAAAGAGGTTCTAGCAGAGGCTGCTGGGCCTTCCGGAAGTGCTGTGGAAGATTTTAGGACTTTGGTAGATTTGATTTCTTCGCCTTAA
- the LOC133738245 gene encoding uncharacterized protein LOC133738245, with the protein MSENKLHGDAVENPRLTWDGCSVLLDINDGDRLVFSRLSAGAKLKIGNKNCSLQPLIGCPFGSFFRVENGAEGPYLSRYTPSNEGNSIQEQGDCQSKDELRDNRALVDNNKAQSLTGDAINEMRRQGASGDEIVEALIANSATFEKKTVFSQEKYRLKKQKKYAPIVLLRRPFTRSICEAYLKKYPVRIGFLRMDTLCLLLSMANVSANSDVLVVDMVGGLLTGAVAERLGGTGYVCNTYPGGSPYPMDIARIFNFGVEICKRIVRSPLADLFSVQTEKSKVSSHNGDSCSMEIESNEQISSTAGTEEVSLVSESMISDLIPETTYSVERKPSKSAKLGEKAPHEIISLWKGNGFTSLIIAAPELDTWSLVKEILPLLSNSAPFAIYHQYLQPLATCMHNLQVGKMAVGLQISEPWLREYQVLPSRTHPCMQMNGFGGYILSGTKICTNN; encoded by the exons ATGTCTGAAAATAAGCTCCACGGCGATGCTGTGGAAAACCCTAGACTCACCTGGGACGGCTGCAGCGTCTTGCTTGACATCAACGACGGCGACCGTTTGGTTTTCTCGCGCCTCTCCGCCGGAGC aaaattgaaaattgggaataaGAATTGCTCCCTGCAGCCCTTGATTGGCTGCCCCTTCGGTTCCTTTTTTCGAGTCGAAAACGGAGCAGAAGGGCCTTATTTGTCAAGATATACTCCCTCCAATGAAG GTAATAGTATTCAAGAACAAGGGGATTGCCAATCGAAAGACGAGCTAAGAGATAATCGAGCATTGGTTGATAACAATAAAGCGCAAAGCCTAACGGGGGATGCCATCAATGAGATGCGACG ACAGGGCGCAAGTGGTGATGAAATAGTTGAAGCTCTCATTGCCAACAGTGCGACGTTTGAGAAAAAGACTGTGTTCTCACAG GAGAAATATAGGCTTAAGAAGCAAAAAAAGTATGCTCCCATTGTACTTCTCAGGCGGCCTTTCACTAGAAG TATATGTGAGGCGTACTTGAAGAAATATCCGGTTAGAATTGG ATTCTTGCGGATGGATACGTTATGTCTGCTGCTTTCCATGGCTAATGTTTCTGCTAATTCCGATGTCCTTGTAGTCGACATGGTTGGAGGGCTTCTTACTGGTGCTGTGGCAGAGCGTTTAGGAG GTACAGGTTATGTCTGCAATACATATCCTGGTGGCTCACCTTATCCTATGGATATAGCGAGGATATTCAACTTTGGAGTAGAAATTTGCAAGAG GATTGTGAGGTCTCCTCTGGCTGACCTTTTCTCCGTCCAGACTGAAAAGTCAAAAGTCTCGAGTCACAATGGGGACTCTTGTAGCATGGAAATTGAATCAAAT GAACAAATATCTTCAACGGCTGGCACGGAAGAAGTTTCTCTTGTGTCTGAGAGTATGATATCAGATCTTATTCCTGAAACTACCTATTCTGTAGAAAGAAAACCGAGCAAATCTGCAAAACTAGGAGAAAAAGCACCGCATGAAATCATCAGCTTGTGGAAAGGGAATGGCTTCACTAG tttaatAATAGCAGCACCAGAGCTGGATACGTGGAGTCTAGTTAAAGAGATATTGCCACTTCTGTCAAATTCTGCTCCTTTTGCTATTTATCACCAGTATCTTCAG CCGCTCGCAACATGCATGCACAATCTACAAGTGGGGAAAATGGCAGTTGGCTTGCAAATTTCAGAACCTTGGTTACGTGAATATCAG GTACTTCCATCAAGAACCCATCCATGTATGCAGATGAATGGATTTGGTGGGTACATTCTCAGTGGGACCAAGATATGTACCAACAACTGA
- the LOC133740018 gene encoding uncharacterized protein LOC133740018 translates to MALLTFQPEATEPKKKKKQVQPQPPPPPPSKRSHQKHSSKKQQPPPQKPPSSSWDHFKNLLTCKQIEGSRVHDPSKNAIGYSKLGSSCGSICSFRDVVHGNTTSRVVHRADNSPDSSSLGQETGLLSRKVTNRSESGSGTRSNRGGGAAYTSSNSSRGMQFRKLSGCYECHYIVDPSRYPVPRSTICACPQCGEIFPKLESLELHQSIRHAVSELGVEDSGRNIVEIIFKSSWLKKDSPICRIERILKVQNTQRTIQRFEDCRDAVKNRALNSTRKNPRCAADGNELLRFHCTSISCTLGARGSTNLCGSIPGCGVCTTIRHGFQGGGGLEVGKGVRTTASSGRAHDSLHCTDGRRAMLVCRVIAGRVRHIADDAAAEEEAAATASAGGSYDSVAGYAGVYSNLEELVVFNPRAILPCFVVIYKALDS, encoded by the exons ATGGCTCTTCTCACTTTCCAACCAGAGGCCACAGagcccaagaagaagaagaaacaagtccaaccacaaccaccaccaccaccaccatcaaaaCGCAGCCACCAAAAGCACTCCTCAAAAAAGCAGCAGCCACCTCCACAAAAGCCACCCTCCTCCTCATGGGACCATTTCAAGAACCTCCTCACCTGCAAGCAGATCGAGGGGTCGAGAGTCCACGACCCGTCCAAAAATGCAATCGGCTACTCCAAGCTCGGGTCCTCTTGCGGCTCCATATGCAGCTTCAGAGACGTTGTTCACGGCAACACTACTAGCCGGGTTGTTCACAGAGCCGATAACTCGCCGGACAGTAGCTCGCTGGGTCAGGAAACCGGGTTGCTCAGTCGGAAAGTTACAAACCGGTCCGAGTCAGGGTCAGGTACTAGATCCAACCGCGGTGGCGGTGCTGCTTATACGTCATCTAATTCGTCTAGAGGGATGCAATTCAGAAAGCTGTCGGGGTGTTACGAGTGCCATTACATCGTTGACCCTAGCAG GTACCCAGTTCCAAGGTCTACTATCTGTGCTTGCCCTCAGTGCGGAGAGATCTTCCCCAAATTGGAGAGCTTGGAACTTCACCAATCAATTCGCCATGCTG TATCGGAGCTAGGCGTGGAAGATTCCGGCAGAAACATTGTGGAGATAATCTTCAAATCGAGCTGGCTGAAGAAGGACAGTCCCATTTGCAGGATCGAACGGATACTGAAGGTCCAGAACACGCAGCGGACCATCCAACGTTTCGAGGACTGCCGCGACGCAGTGAAAAACCGTGCCCTGAACAGCACTAGAAAGAATCCCAGGTGCGCCGCCGACGGCAACGAGCTGCTGCGGTTCCACTGCACCAGCATCTCGTGCACGCTCGGCGCGCGTGGCTCTACAAACCTCTGCGGCTCCATCCCGGGCTGCGGGGTCTGCACGACCATCCGGCACGGCTTCCAAGGCGGTGGAGGATTAGAAGTTGGCAAGGGAGTGCGCACCACTGCCAGCAGCGGTAGGGCCCACGACTCGTTGCATTGTACGGACGGGCGCAGGGCCATGCTGGTGTGCCGCGTGATTGCCGGCAGGGTCAGGCACATTGCGGACGATGCGGCGGCTGAGGAGGAGGCTGCTGCCACCGCATCAGCTGGTGGGTCGTACGATTCCGTCGCCGGATACGCCGGAGTGTACTCGAATCTCGAGGAGCTGGTTGTGTTTAATCCGAGGGCGATCCTCCCGTGTTTCGTAGTTATTTACAAAGCTCTTGACTCTTAA